The Paenibacillus sp. MBLB1832 genome has a window encoding:
- a CDS encoding TrkH family potassium uptake protein: MNKKLNIWQLTPPQILVLGFALIILLGAGLLTLPFASASGESLHFIDALFTSVSATCVTGLVVVDTGSSFTTFGQIVIVSLIQVGGLGFMTMATLVAFVFRKKITLRERLVLQEAFNQGSMEGIVRLIRKVIIYSLSIEAVAALIFTIRFSFDFDFPRALYLGIWHSISMFNNAGFDLFGTVDAPFVSFTGYVGDFVVNVVAMMLIILGGIGFVVIADLIDFHKKRKLSLHSKVVLSMSGLLLIVGALGIFIFEFTNIRTLGSLDFGSKLLASFFQSTAARTAGPNTVDLGALRQASQFLIIILMFIGASPGSTGGGIKTTTFTILISAIVTMVRGKEDIVIYRYRLAKDRILKAITLSMMALFLVIVVTMILSTTEDSSFIKILFEVTSAFGTVGLTLGLTPDLTMLGKILICLTMFAGRLGTITLAYALQPKQEKELFRYPEGKITIG, translated from the coding sequence ATGAATAAAAAACTTAATATTTGGCAGCTTACGCCACCTCAAATTTTGGTGCTGGGCTTCGCCCTCATTATTTTGCTGGGAGCTGGACTACTGACATTGCCATTCGCATCAGCATCAGGTGAGTCGCTGCACTTCATTGATGCACTTTTCACTTCTGTGTCAGCAACCTGTGTAACAGGGCTTGTTGTGGTCGATACAGGCAGTTCTTTTACGACATTTGGTCAAATTGTGATCGTTTCCTTAATTCAAGTGGGCGGACTTGGTTTTATGACCATGGCTACACTCGTTGCGTTTGTTTTCCGTAAGAAGATTACTTTGAGAGAGCGTCTTGTTTTGCAAGAGGCCTTCAATCAAGGCAGCATGGAAGGTATCGTGCGATTGATCCGAAAAGTTATTATTTACTCTTTATCGATTGAAGCTGTTGCAGCTCTCATTTTTACAATTCGTTTTTCGTTTGATTTCGATTTTCCAAGAGCGCTTTATCTGGGGATATGGCATTCCATCTCCATGTTTAATAATGCGGGTTTTGATTTATTCGGTACCGTCGATGCCCCTTTCGTCTCGTTTACTGGGTATGTAGGCGACTTTGTCGTGAATGTTGTAGCGATGATGCTCATCATCCTTGGCGGGATTGGTTTCGTCGTTATCGCGGATCTCATTGATTTCCATAAAAAGAGGAAGCTTTCCCTCCATTCTAAGGTTGTCCTTAGCATGAGCGGATTATTGCTAATCGTCGGAGCCCTTGGTATTTTTATATTCGAATTTACCAATATCAGAACCTTAGGCTCCTTAGATTTTGGTTCCAAACTATTAGCATCCTTCTTTCAGTCCACCGCGGCAAGGACGGCAGGTCCAAATACGGTTGATCTCGGCGCGTTGCGTCAAGCCTCCCAGTTTCTCATCATCATTCTCATGTTCATCGGCGCTTCGCCTGGATCAACTGGCGGGGGAATTAAGACAACAACGTTTACCATCCTCATTAGTGCGATTGTCACAATGGTACGGGGCAAAGAAGACATTGTTATCTACCGCTATCGTCTCGCGAAGGACCGAATTCTTAAAGCGATTACGCTATCAATGATGGCCTTGTTCCTAGTTATCGTAGTTACGATGATTTTATCAACGACAGAGGATTCTTCTTTTATCAAAATATTATTTGAAGTCACTTCCGCCTTCGGTACGGTAGGCTTAACGTTGGGACTGACGCCTGATTTAACGATGCTTGGGAAAATTCTGATTTGTTTAACGATGTTCGCGGGGCGTTTAGGAACAATTACGCTTGCCTATGCCTTGCAGCCGAAGCAGGAAAAAGAGCTATTTAGATACCCAGAGGGGAAAATTACGATTGGATAG
- a CDS encoding potassium channel family protein, which yields MKRNQYVVVGLGRFGSSISKELMKLGHEVLGIDLDEEVVNDMSAFLTHAVVADATDEDVLKSLGVRNFDCAVIAIGDDIQSSILTAIVLKELGVGQVVAKALSELHGKVLTKLGVDRVVYPERDMGIRVAHQLATPNLLDYIEISKDYTIVELSVPKRLCGFTIKELDPRAKFGCSVVAINKDSGIIIAPSANDVVNEKDVMVIIGTNAQIDEFESEVIG from the coding sequence ATGAAGAGGAATCAGTATGTTGTGGTTGGTTTAGGACGATTTGGGTCCAGTATTTCAAAAGAATTGATGAAACTCGGCCATGAAGTGTTAGGCATTGACTTAGATGAGGAAGTTGTGAATGACATGAGCGCATTTTTAACCCATGCGGTCGTAGCGGATGCAACGGATGAAGATGTGTTGAAATCGTTAGGCGTACGCAACTTCGATTGCGCGGTTATCGCGATTGGTGATGATATTCAATCCAGTATTTTAACAGCGATTGTGCTCAAAGAGTTGGGAGTTGGCCAAGTTGTTGCCAAAGCGTTATCCGAATTACATGGCAAAGTGCTAACGAAGCTTGGGGTAGATCGTGTCGTCTATCCAGAGCGTGATATGGGCATCCGTGTTGCTCACCAATTGGCAACGCCGAATTTATTGGACTATATTGAAATTTCTAAGGATTATACGATCGTCGAACTATCGGTACCTAAACGGTTATGCGGCTTTACAATTAAAGAGCTTGATCCGCGGGCAAAGTTTGGTTGCAGTGTCGTGGCGATTAATAAAGATTCAGGTATCATTATCGCACCTTCCGCGAATGATGTGGTCAATGAGAAAGATGTCATGGTTATCATCGGGACCAATGCCCAGATTGATGAGTTTGAAAGTGAAGTAATCGGCTGA
- a CDS encoding response regulator transcription factor: MYKVLMIEDDALIGDMVSMYLKEEGFRVIREENGKDGIAALADFQPDLLLLDWMLPDLDGLTICRQVRETSSVPIMIISMKNKVVERVNALGAGADDFLCKPFSMHELIARANALIRRSQMHVVSKQDAKLQAGTGSAHMGMESSTAVLEEGGDLSEKITLDSHTRSMRVHGVMIETTYSEFEIMKCFLNHPGRVYSREDLLQTVRGFDSFVTDRAIDVHIANLRKKIEDNPKEPKWIRTVWGVGYKFVRM, from the coding sequence ATGTACAAGGTACTCATGATCGAAGATGATGCACTGATCGGTGATATGGTTTCTATGTATTTGAAGGAAGAGGGCTTTCGAGTCATTAGAGAGGAGAATGGCAAGGATGGCATTGCCGCACTTGCTGATTTCCAACCTGACCTCCTTTTGCTGGATTGGATGTTGCCAGATTTAGATGGGCTCACCATTTGCCGACAAGTTAGGGAAACGTCAAGCGTACCCATTATGATCATATCTATGAAAAATAAAGTCGTCGAGCGTGTCAATGCGTTAGGCGCTGGCGCGGATGACTTCTTATGCAAACCTTTCAGTATGCATGAGCTGATTGCGAGGGCGAACGCACTCATTCGTCGTTCGCAGATGCATGTTGTGAGTAAGCAAGATGCTAAGCTGCAGGCAGGAACAGGATCCGCCCATATGGGCATGGAGTCCTCAACTGCTGTCCTGGAAGAGGGGGGAGATCTCTCAGAGAAAATTACATTAGATTCGCATACAAGATCGATGCGTGTGCATGGTGTTATGATCGAGACGACCTATTCCGAATTTGAAATTATGAAATGCTTTCTTAACCACCCTGGGCGTGTTTACAGCCGCGAGGATTTGCTCCAAACGGTACGAGGATTCGATTCCTTCGTGACGGATCGAGCGATTGATGTACACATTGCGAATTTGCGTAAGAAAATAGAAGACAACCCCAAAGAGCCGAAGTGGATTCGGACCGTATGGGGTGTCGGGTATAAATTTGTGCGGATGTAG